The proteins below come from a single Chryseobacterium sp. MA9 genomic window:
- a CDS encoding alpha/beta hydrolase, with protein sequence MAVYILSNRKIIRHKGERVDSFSNDEYSIPNFRIAKCDFDNYKEPTAQAKKKKDYTNRNILNYKFFSEPEKQGYEEVLDVLLSEKGIKKSALTANNLGGTQRMFYELYKNMSSTKDRSDVLIFIHGYLYDFDDELKAILDLKKIFIDNPASPLEHILFVSWPASGSIIPMSYFDDKASSINSGTSLMRLFYFYTQFLKDIFSNRDLAPCNQRIHIMAHSLGNRVLQSMLYSLKRENILRVIDQVLLLNADVSYKVFEDSEDSYNKLPLLANRISIYLNRQDTVLGISQFTKNILTPRLGKNGPSDLGHYKDIVSIIDCTFVKDDLLNSFKYEVGNHWGYLSSSQVQSDIFQNLYGIDRNLIINRSKDNENIFTIIS encoded by the coding sequence ATGGCCGTTTATATCTTAAGTAACCGGAAGATAATCCGTCATAAGGGTGAAAGAGTAGACTCTTTTTCCAATGATGAATACTCAATTCCCAATTTCAGGATTGCCAAATGTGATTTTGACAATTACAAGGAGCCCACTGCTCAAGCTAAAAAGAAAAAAGACTATACCAACAGGAATATCTTAAACTATAAGTTTTTCTCCGAACCTGAAAAACAGGGTTATGAAGAAGTTTTAGATGTTCTGCTGAGTGAGAAAGGAATTAAAAAATCTGCTCTTACAGCCAATAATCTTGGCGGCACTCAAAGAATGTTCTATGAACTGTACAAAAATATGTCTTCCACCAAAGACCGAAGTGATGTACTGATATTCATCCATGGTTATCTGTATGATTTTGATGATGAATTAAAGGCTATTCTTGATCTTAAGAAAATATTCATTGATAATCCGGCATCTCCTTTAGAACATATTTTATTTGTAAGCTGGCCAGCCTCAGGAAGCATTATTCCGATGAGTTATTTTGATGATAAGGCTTCCAGTATCAATTCCGGAACATCTCTGATGAGGTTGTTTTATTTTTATACTCAGTTTTTAAAAGATATCTTTTCCAACCGGGATCTTGCGCCCTGCAATCAAAGAATTCATATTATGGCTCATTCTTTGGGGAACAGAGTGCTTCAAAGCATGTTGTACAGCCTTAAAAGGGAGAACATACTTCGTGTTATCGACCAGGTTTTACTGTTGAATGCAGATGTCAGTTATAAGGTATTTGAAGATTCCGAAGATTCATATAATAAGCTGCCACTACTGGCCAACCGCATTTCCATTTATCTGAACAGACAGGACACCGTTTTGGGAATTTCTCAGTTTACAAAAAATATCCTGACACCACGACTTGGTAAAAACGGACCAAGTGATCTCGGCCATTACAAAGATATTGTTTCTATCATCGATTGTACATTTGTAAAAGATGATCTTCTGAACAGCTTTAAATATGAAGTGGGAAACCATTGGGGATATCTATCCAGCTCGCAGGTACAGTCTGATATTT